CGCACCGCAGCGGCTTCTCTGGTGGCGTCTAAAGTCAAATTCTGATTGGCGAGTACCCACCAACAAGGCCTGCGATTGCAGGCCTTGTTGGTGAAAGTGATGCACAGATTCCCATCGGCTCGTAAACACGCTGGCTATTGGTAAGGCTAAAAGCGCGATCGCGTTACGCGATCATCGGTGCGGATTAAAAGGCGTAGATCACCCCGACGCTCGTGACATTGGCATCGAAACTTTTACTGCCGCCAGCCGTTTTGTCCACCTCGGCTTGATAGTGGTCCCATGACACGCGCATTGAAATTGCTTGATCAAAGTGATATTCCGCACCGAGCCCATAGGTGGCGCCGGTGTGTGTGGCGTCGTTGTAAGCATTCAAATCTGAAGACACTTTGCTCTTGGTCGCGGCAACCCCTAGTTTGCCATAGACATCAAAGGCATCATTCAACGGTAAACGACCCACCGCTGTCAGGCTAAGAGCATCTGCTTTGGCGCTACCGCTTAAGTTGTCTGTGACTTTGCCGATGCCGGTATATTGGCCCTCAACGGCCAAGTAACGGTTGAGTTGATAGCCTGCCACAATCCCGGCCACTGTTTGACTATCTTTGTCTACGCCATTGGGCGTTTTTAAGTTAGGCATGCCGATGCCTAAGTTGATGCCGGCATATAAGCCCTCGGCACTGGCGAGCATTGGCGCCATCCATGTGAAACTACTGATTAAAAGTACAATCGCTTGCTTACGCATGTGCGGTTCTCCGGTGTGGGGTGGCTATTATTTAAGTTTGCTCTGGGCCAGACGTAGGCCTTCTTCTATATCCAGTTTACGGCCGGCATCTGCATCTTCGCGGCCTGGGCGCGCAGGGGCTTGTAATGCTTTCTGATAATAGGTCACCGCTTGCGCATTGTCGCCTTGCGCACGTAAATAGTCGGCATAAAAATAGTTACTATCGATGCCATTGGGGTTGAGTTGCAGCGCTTTTTCTAAATACTCACGGCCTTTTTTCTTGTCACCAAAGCCGATTGGCCAACCGGGTACACGAAAGTATAAAGAGCCTAGCGTGGTATAAGCCGAGCCGTTAAGCGCCTGCGGGTTGGCTTTGATGCTTGCGAGTAGTAAATCGCGGGCTTGTTCCGCCGCTTTTAATGCATTGACAGGATGCAATGGGCCCATGCTTTTGGCGTAACCACTCAAAACAATCGCTTCCCAAATCATCGCTTCACTGGCGTCGGGATTTTTAGCCGTGAGTTGATGCGCTTGTTCAGACAGTGCTTTAAAAGCAGGTTCTTGTTGATCTTTGGTCGTTTGATAAGTCGCTTTCGCCCAAGCATGTTGCAAGTTGCTCAGCTCGCTTTCCAGATGTTCGTCGGCGAATGCGACGTGTGTCAGCAAAGTTAAGCAGGTGTATAGCATCCAACGTTTCACAGTGACTCCTAAATTAAACAGGGATGAATTGAGTGAAGCTGTTTTTGCAATTAGAGTGCCAAGTTGCCACGTGAATGCATATTATTGTTGATAAACAATCATTTATATCAATAATGTGCAGCAATCTAGGCGAAGCCGGGTTTTAAATGGGGCTAAACTCTGCTTTTTTTGCAGGGTCGCAAAGGGTGACTCTGCAAAAAATGCATGCTAAGGTTTGGCGTCACCGGTCAAAAAAGTGAGTCATGATGGTCGTACAAACACAGTCGCACACCTTCGAGGCATTAGTGCAGCGCTATGGTGAGCAATATAAATGGATGGTGCTGTTGATTATTGGGGTAGGCACCATTGCGGGTGTGCTTTGTACCTCTAGTTTTAACGTGGCCGTACCTGCACTGACGCACACGTTTCATTTGGGCCAAGACCATGTGCAGTGGGCCATGACAGCGTTTTTGGCAGCGATGACCATCGGCATGCTGCCTGCGGCCTGGTGGTTGGAGCGGTTCGGTTTGCGTCGCGTCTTTATGACCACGCTATGTTTGTTGATTGCCGCCAGTGTGGCTGGCTTTTATGCCCATACCTTCGTACAGGTAGTGATTGCTCGCTTGCTGCAAGGCCTCGCTGCTGGCGTTTTGCAACCGCTCGGGGTGATGGCACTCATGCGTTTGTTTCCGCCCAATATTCAAGGGCGTGCCTCCGGGGTGTTGATTGTGGGTATTGCATTCACCCCCGCCGTTGCGCCATCGATCAGTGGTTGGCTACTAGACCAGTTTGGCTGGCATGCGATTTTTTTGTTGGGTGTCCCGTTTGCGGTCATCGCACTTGGATGCGCTTGGCAATGGCTACCAACCCCTCGTCAACGCGTGATCAAGCCTTTTGATTGGCCCGGCCTAGGCTGGTTATCCGCCGCGACCATTGGATTGGTAGAGTTCGTCTCCAGCTTGCACCATAGTGGTTTAATGTCGTTGTGGACATGGGGGCAAGCCAGTCTGACGGTGCTGTCTATGTGGTGTTATCTGCGGCATGCGCGGCGGTTACCCCATGCAATCATACAACTGCATTTATTTAACCGTCCCACCTTCAGTCGGGGCACGCTGGTCGCATTTGCTTATGGATTTGGGTTGTATGCATCCACCTATCTCATCCCGGTATTTTTGCAAAATGCGATGGCATATTCTGCCACCGATGCGGGCTTGTTATTACTGCCCTCAGGCTTGGCACTGGTGCTAACCATCCCTCTGGCAGGCCGGATGGCCGACCAGTATTCGCCGCGCCGCATTACCTTGGCCGGATTGATCGTGTTCGGCGTCTCGTTTCTGGGCTTTGCTTTGGTTGCGGAGCAGGTGCATTATTGGCAAATTATCACAGCCACCGTGGTCGGCCGTATCGGTTTGGGGCTCATTTTGCCCGCATTGAATTTGGCCACCTTGCATGAAATGGAGCCGCACCAGCTCGGTCAATCATCGGTCGTGGTCAGTTATGCCCGGCAATTGGGTGGGGTGGTTGGGGTGACCATGATGGCCGTTTTTATGGAGTGGCGCGAACGTGTGCTCGCCCCCGATGCGTTTGCCGCCTACGCGCAGGGATTTTTGCTGTTGTCGGTGGTGTTTGCGATGGCCATGGTGGCCGCACTCGGCATGAAAGATGCCAAACGGGAGTAGCGGCTGTCACCGAATGGTGACAGCCGAATCGAGTATTATTTTTCTACGAACGCTTTTTCAATGACGTAATCACCCAATTCGCCAATGCGCGGGGAGACTTTGAAACCACGTTTTTCCAGCATTGCAGCGGTATCCACCAACATGGCTGGGCTACCGCAAATCATCGCCCGGTCGGTTTCAGGATTGAGCGGAGGCAACCCAATGTCGGTAAACAGCTTGCCGTTTTCTACCAAGTCGGTCAGACGCCCCATGTTTTTAAAAGGCTCACGGGTAACGGTAGGGTAATAAATCAACTTATTACGCACTTCTTCGCCAAAGAACTCATTATTTGGTAATTCTTCGGTGATGAACTGTTCGTAGGCCAATTCGTTGACATAGCGCACGCCGTGAATCAACACCACTTTTTCAAAACGGTCATACACCTCGATGTCCTGAATCAGGCTCATGAACGGCGCTAAGCCAGTGCCTGTCGAGAAAAAGTACAGGTTTTTGCCCGGTTTGAGGTCAGAGGTAATCAGCGTGCCGGTCGGTTTGCGGCTCACCAGCAATGGATCGCCAACTTTTAAGTGTTGCAGACGGGAAGTCAACGGGCCATTCGGCACCTTGATACTGAAGAACTCTAAATGCTCTTCATAGTTGGGGCTGGCAATACTGTAGGCGCGGGTCAATGGCAAGCCATCCACCTCCAGGCCGATCATCACAAACTGGCCGTTTTCAAAGCGCAGGCCTGGATCACGGGTGGTTTTGAAGCTGAACAGGGTATCGTTCCAGTGATGCACACTCAATACCGTCTCGGTGGAATATTTTTTACTCATGAGGTGAATAGGTTTCTGAATTCAAGGGGTTAATTTAAACGGCTATTATAGCGCAGCTGTCAGTTGTGGCACGGCCTCAAACAAATCGGCCACCAGTCCATAATCTGCAATTTTAAATATCTGCGCTTCTGGGTCCTGATTGATGGCGACCACCACCTTGCTATCTTTCATGCCATAGGCATGCTGGATGGCACCAGAGATCCCCACGGCAATGTAGAGCTCAGGCGCAACGACCACACCGGTCTGGCCCACTTGCAGGTCATTGGGGGCATAGCCCGCATCGACAGCCGCACGGCTGGCGCCAATTGCTGCGTGTAACTTGTCAGCCAGCGGTGCCAGCACCTCAGCAAAGGCATCGGCACTGCCCAGCGCGCGACCGCCCGAAACCACCACTTTGGCCGCGGCCAAGGGTGGCCGTTCGGATTTGTTGAATGCTTCAGCTACCCAGCGGCTGCCTTCGGCGGCTGCCGGTACAGACAGGGTTTGCGTGCCAGCAGCATTGCCATTGGCGGCGGCTGCAAACTTACTGCCGCGCACGGTCAGCACCTGCGTCGCATCTGTGCTCTGCACCGTTGCCAGTACATTGCCAGCATAGATGCCGCGCACATACGTGTTTTGATTGACGATTTCCAGCACGTCCGAAAGCATATTCACATCCAGCAATGCCGCCACGCGTGGCAAGACGTTTTTGCTAAATGCGCTATGCGCCGCCAAGATCACGCGGTAGTTGGCTGCCACTGTCACCACTAGGTCTGCCAAGTGTTCGGCGGTGGCGTGTTGCAAACTGGCATCCGTGGCCACTAATACGCTACTCACGCCTTGCAAAGCAGCCGCTTGTGCCGCGAGTGCGTCGGTGTGCGCTGCGGCAATCAACACATCTACCGGTTGTTGCCATTGCTGTGCAGCGGTGACTGCGCGCGCAACTTGTTCGTTTAAGTGCTGGCCATCATGTTCGGCAATAATCAGTGTTCTCATGCAATGATCCCTTGGTGTGTACGCAATTTGCTCAATAATTCATTCACATCTTTGACCATGATGCCGGCCGGGCGCTCAGGCGGCGCTGCCACGCTGAGTTGCTTGACGCTATGCGTGAGTGACAGATTGAGCGAATCCAGCGCAATGGTTTCAATGGGTTTTTTTCTGGCCATCATCAGATTCGGCAGTTTGACGTAACGCGGGTCATTCAGCCGTAAATCTGCCGTAATCACAGCAGGTAAGGGAACGCTCAGTGTTTGTGTGCCGCCATCCACCTCGCGTACTACGGTCGCTTGTTGGTCGGCAATGGTGATTTCAGAAGCAAACGTCGCTTGCGGCAGCTTGAGTAAGGCGGCCAACATTTGGCCCGTTTGACCAGCATCGTCATCAATCGCTTGCTTGCCCAATAAGATCAATGAGGGCTGCTCGCGTTCAACGATGCTTTTGAGTACTTTTGCGACTGCCAAAGGCGCTAGACTATCTTGCGTCTCGACCAGAGTTGCGCGATCCACACCCATTGCCAGCGCATGACGCAACACATCCTGATGCGTCGCGGTGCCAATGGTGACGGCGACGATTTCAGTGACAATGCCTTTTTCCTTGAGCCGAATGGCCTCTTCAATCGCGTTCTCATCAAACGGATTCACACCCATTTTGACGCCGTCAATGTCCACATCAGAACCATCTGCTTTGACGCGAACTTGAATGTTATAATCAACGACCCGTTTGATCGCTACTAGTGCTTTCATAAAACGTTTGCCTTTGTGTTGGTTTTTACTCGTAGCCTTGCATTTTAAGCTAGGTTGTAATATTTATTAAATTGATTATTATAATAATATATATCTATTTTGTAGATTAATTTTAACCCGCCGCAATCACACTGCAATTCCATACCCTGCAATGAAATACACCCTCAGACAGCTGGAGATTTTTGTGGCGATTAGTCGCGCGGGTAGCGTGTCCCGCGCCTGCGATCAGCTCGCACTGTCACAATCGGCTGCCAGTACTGCCCTCATTGAGTTAGAAAAGCAGTTTGATATCCAGTTATTTGACCGCGTTGGTAAATCTTTACGCATCAATGAGGCCGGGCAACAATTGCTGCCGAAGGCGGTTGAGTTGCTTGATCGTGCGCGCGAAATTGAGCGTATGTTGCAGGGGCAGCAGGGCTACGGCAATCTTAAAATCGGCGCTACGTTAACGGTGGGTAACTATTTGGTGACGTTATTGGTGGCCAAATTTCTGCAGCAATATCCACAAAGTCATATTCAGTTGCAGGTGCAAAATACACGCACGATTGTCGAGCAAATTGCTAACCATACGCTGGACTTAGGTATGATAGAGGGCGAATGTAATCATCCGGATATTGCGGTGGCGCCATGGATTGCTGACGAATTGGTGATTTTTGCTGCACCCACGCATCCTCTGGCGCGCTTGGCGCAGACGGGTAAAACCATCCATAAATCAGATTTGCTGTTACAACCCTGGATTGTCCGTGAGCAAGGCTCGGGCACGCGCGAGACGTTTGACCGGGCATTTAAGCAGGATTATTCCCGTCTCAATATCACGCTGGAGCTTGAGCACACCGAGGCGATCAAACGGGCAGTGGAGTCTGGTCTCGGCATTGGCTGCATTTCGCGACTGGCACTGAAAGATGCCTTTAGGCGCGGCAGTCTGGTGCCGATTGAGAACCACAGTTTGCAGTTTCACCGCAATTTTTATTTTTTATGGCACAGGCAAAAATACCAAACCGGTGGCATTCGTCAGTTTCTGGCTTTTTGCCAGGCCTTTACCCAAGGCGCGACGCGTAGCGATCTGATTGATATTCCGGCCATTGCCTGACACAAGGAGCAAAGATGGAAAGAGATGTTATGGAATACGATGTGCTGATTGTCGGGGCAGGCCCGGCCGGCTTGTCCGCAGCCATTCGACTCAAACAATTGGCGCAGGCACAGGGCGAAGACTTGGGCGTGTGTGTGCTCGAAAAAGGCGCCGAAGTTGGCAGCCACATTTTCTCTGGCGCCGTGCTTGATCCCAAAGCCTTGCAAGAGCTTTTTCCAGACTGGCAAGCCTTGGGTGCGCCACTCAACACGCCGGTAAACAAAGATACCTTCGTCGTATTGGGTGAGGAGAAGTCATGGGAGGTGCCCGAATGGTCCTTACCACCTTTAATGCGCAATCACGGAAATTACATCATCAGCCTAGGGGAAGTGTGTCGTTGGTTGGCCGGCCAAGCAGAGGCGCTCGGGGTCGAAATTTACACCGGTTTTTCTGCGCAAAGCCCAAGTTATGATGCGCAAGGCCGCATGATCGGCGTGATTACGGGCGATATGGGCTTGGATAAACAAGGCAATCCTAGCGCAAACTACACGCCGGGCATTGAAATTCGGGCGAATTACACGCTGGTGGCCGAAGGCACACGCGGCTCGTTGACCAAACAATTAGAGGCGCGTTATGGCTTGCGTGCCACAGCCAGCCCTGCCAAATATGGTATTGGCTTTAAAGAAGTTTGGCGAGTCGCGCCTGAATTGCATCAAAAAGGCTTGATTGAGCACACACTGGGCTGGCCACTGGATGCGAATACCGGTGGTGGCGGATTTATTTACCATCATGGTGAACATTTAGTCTCTGTCGGTTATGTGGTGCATCTGGACTATCAAAACCCTTACTTGTCACCGTTTGATGTTTTTCAAACCTTTAAAACACATCCTAAATTAAAAGGGTTGCTGCAAGGGGGCAAACGCTTGAGTTATGGTGCACGTGCGATTTCTGAGGGCGGCGTGCAGTCCTTACCAGAGATGGCTTTCCCTGGCGGCGCGCTATTAGGTTGCAGTGCCGGCTTGGTGAATCTGCCAAAAATCAAAGGCACGCATTATGCGATGAAATCCGGCATGCTCGCCGCAGAGGCTGTGTTTGAAGCGCGCCAGCAAGGCAACCCTGAATTATTGACCAGCTACCCGCAAAAGCTGCGGGCTTCTTGGATCTGGCAGGAGTTGTTTGCGGTACGTAATGTGAAGCCTTATCTCTCGCGCTTGGGCACCTGGGCGGGTTCGGCATTGGGTGGCATTGAAATGTGGCTATCTAGCTGGGGCGTCGCGCTGCCGTGGACACTGAAACATGCCAGTGCGGATCATGCCACGCTGGCAGAGGCATCACAGAGCCAAGTGCCCACCTATGCCAAGCCCGATGGCGTGTTGACCTTTGATAAGTTAAGCTCGGTCAGCTTGTGCAATCTTTCGCATGACCACCAGCAACCTTGCCATTTGAAGTTAGGCGTGGCGGATATGCCGGTGCGGGTGAACTTGCCGCGCTACGCTGGCCCAGAGCAACGCTATTGCCCTGCCGGGGTATACGAGTACGTCGAGCATGCCGGTGAAAAAGTCTTGCAGATTAATGCTCAAAATTGTATCCACTGCAAAACCTGCGATATTAAAGACCCGATGCAAAACATTAATTGGGTGCCACCTGAAGGCGGTAGCGGACCGAATTACGTTTCTCAGTAATCGATACCCAATAAAAAGCCACCTACGTAAGGTGGCTTTTTTGTTGGCATGCGGGTTAACGTTTTTGCGTCAGTGCAATAAAGGCGGCAATCCAACCTATCGTCACTGTGGTGATCAGCATCAGCCCACCAACATTAAACAGATGAAATACCAATTGAAACTGGCTTTGATAGTTGTTCGCGAGCAGTTGTACCGGTTGTTTTAAATTCCACACAATGACAAACAGCAGTGCGACTGCAATGAGACCACCGCCCAGACCATAAACCCCGCCCATGTACAAAAACGGGCGCCGAATAAAACTGTGTGTGGCCCCGATCAAGCGGCTGACTTCAATCTCGGCCTCGTGCGTGAGCACTTGCATGCGTACTGTGTTGCTGATCACGGTAATCATGGCAATGCCAAGCAGGCTGGCAAAAATGACCGCGATGCGTTTTCCTAACACCAACATCGCGTGCAAACGTTCAATCCAAACATTGTCGATGACCAGCTCTTCAATCTCTGCGCGCTTCTGCAATAGCTGCTGTACCGGTTTCACCGAGGCCGGCTGCGTATCCTGGAGGGTGATAAATAAAGCGTCCGGCAATGGATTTTGCGGTAAGTCTGCCAGCAGGTCTTTTTGCACAAACTGCTGCGTCAGTTGTTTGATCGCCTCCTCCTTGGGCACGTAGCGCACCTCTTTCACCTGCGGCAAAGCCTCTAGGTCGTGGATCAGTCGCTGTAGCAGATTTGCATTGAGCGCGGGTTTGAGGAAAGCACTGATTTGGGCGTCTTGTTTGAGGGTACGCGACATGTCTTGCAAGTTGTCTAGGCCAACAAACAGTAAGCCCGGCAGGGTGGCGGTAATGCCAATGACCATGCAAATGGTCAGCGTATTCAGCCAGTGGGTTTTTAAGCGCTGCACGACCAGCTCCATGGCCATGGCGTGTTGGTTTAACCAGTTTTTCATAGCCTGCGTCTCATAACATCGCCGTTTGTGATGGCATGGGATTAATTTTTTGCTGATCGATATGCAAAGTACGGTAAGCGATCGTGCTGACTTGGCTGACATCATGCATGGCAATCACCACCGTGACACCCACGTCGTTAAAGGCTTTCAGGAGCTGCATGATTTCGAGCGAAGCGGCTTGATCCAAACCGCCGGTTGGTTCGTCGGCAATCACAATCGAGGGACGGCTAACGACTGCACGTGCAATCGCCAGTCGCTGTTGTTCGCCGCCCGACAGCGTGATCGGCATGGCTTTCTCTTTGTTGAGCAAGCCTACCTTGTCCAGTGCCGCACGCACCCTACGTGCCGCCTCTTCGCCCGTAATGCCTTGAATGCTCAAAGGCAGGGCGACATTCTCAAAGCTATTGCGGTCATAAAGCAGCTTATGGTCTTGAAACACCAAGCCAAATCGGCGTCGCAGATACGGCACGGCGTTGGGGTGCAGCTGGCTGATATCTTGTTGATTGATCAGAATGTGCCCGCTGGAAGGCAGTTCTATGCCTGCCATCAATTTGAGTAGCGTGCTTTTGCCGGCGCCGGAATGGCCGGTGACCAGTACAAACGCGCCTTTGTCGATGCTAAAGCTGACTTGACGAAATAAATGTGCGCTATTGGGGTAGCGCATGCTGACATTATTAAAAACAATCATAATTTAAAGCGAGGATGCCTAGTCATCAATTAAAGCATCAATAAAATCGGTGGCGCTAAATGGGCGTAAGTCATCAATGCTCTCGCCGATGCCAATCAGGCGGACCGGAATCTGACTGCCTGATTGTTGGCCAAGGTGTGCGATGGCGGCAATCACGCCGCCTTTGGCGGTGCCATCCAGTTTAGTCAGTGCCAAGCCGGTGACGCCCAGCGCCTCGTTGAAGGCCTTTAATTGGTTCACTGCATTCTGGCCAGTGTTTGCATCTAGCACCAACAAAATTTCGTGCGGTGCGCCCGGTAAAGCTTTGTCGATGACGCGTTGGACTTTTTTAATTTCATCCATCAGATGTAACTGGGTTGGCAAACGACCGGCGGTATCCGCAATCACGATGTCGATCTTTTTGGCGATCGCCGAATTGATTGCATCATAAATCACCGCTGCCGGGTCCCCACTTTCAGAGGCAATCACATGTACATCATTGCGCTCGCCCCAAACTTGTAATTGCTCACGGGCGGCTGCGCGAAAAGTATCGCCCGCGGCAATCAACACGCTATGGCCTTGCGCTTGCAGATATTTAGCCAGTTTGCCTATGGTAGTGGTTTTGCCCGCTCCATTCACCCCTACCATCATCATCACATAAGGCTGATGGCCACGCACATCAAGCGGGGATTCCAGCGGCCCCAGCAAGTCGAGCAAGGTTTCTTTGAGCGCCAATTTGAGGGCTGTGGTGTCTTGCAAGTCTTGTTTTTTAACGCGGCTACGTAATTGTGTCAGTAAGTGTTGGGTAGCACTCACGCCCACATCAGAGGTGAGCAAAATGGTTTCTAATTCCTCATAAATCGTTTCGTCGATTTTGCCGCCACCAAAAAGCGCACTGAGTTGCCCGCCTAATTGTTGTCTTGTTTTGGCGAGTCCGTTTTTTAAACGTTGCGTCCAGCTTAAGTCACTGGCCTCGGTGGCGACTGGGGGAGCGGGATCGGTCTTTTTGGCAAATGGATTGAACATGGCGGCTTAAAACTCGGTAATATCGTCATTTTAAGCTGAATCGAAGTTTCCCGCCATGGCAGGGCTGATGGTACAGACATCACCATGGCAGTTCGAACTAAACCAGCGCGCTAGCAGTCACAACGATGCTTTGAAATTCTTTTAACGCAGCTTGTGTAAATAACCGTTTGTGATGACAACATGAAAAAAACAATGAGTTTGACGAGCCCGTGGCTAATCACGGTGCTGATGAGTGTGTATGCTTTACCCGGGCACAGTGAAATAGTGCAAACCACACTAAAAAATGGTCTCAAAATCATCGTGCAAGAGGATCATCGGGCACCCGTGGTGGTGTCTCAGGTATGGTATCGCGCGGGTTCAGTGGATGAGTTAAATGGTAAAACTGGCGTGGCGCATGTGCTTGAGCACATGATGTTCAAGGGCACCAAGGCAGTGCCGGCAGGCCAGTTTTCACGTCAGATTGCTACTGCAGGCGGTAAAGAAAACGCCTTTACCAGCAAAGATTACACTTGCTACTTTCAGCAGCTTGAGAAGTCCAAATTACCGTTGTCCTTCAAGTTAGAAGCTGATCGTATGGCGAACTTGCAAATCACGGATGCTGAATTTGCCAAAGAAATCGAAGTGGTAAAAGAGGAACGTCGCTGGCGCACGGAGGATAAACCGCAATCGCGCGTCAATGAGCAGTTTGAGTCTTCCCTTTATCGCGCGCATCCTTATGGCCGTCCAGTGGTTGGCTTTATGAATGATCTGGAAAATATGACTGCCGAGGATGCACGTGAGTGGTATCGCACTTGGTATGCGCCGAATAATGCCACCATCGTGGTGGTGGGGGACGTGAAGGCGCAAGACGTGTTCAAGTTGGCAACACAAACTTTTGGCAAGCTAGCCGCCAAACCACTGCCTGCGCGCAAACCACAAGTGGAACCGGTGCAGCTGGGCGAGCGTCGCGCCATTGTCAAAGCGCCCGCCAAGTTGCCTTATTTTGTGATGGGCTTTCACGCGCCAGCGCTTAAAAACGGCCAGAGTTATGCCGAGCAAGACTGGGAGCCGTTTGCGCTAGAAGTATTGTCCAGCATCCTGAGTGGCAACGACGCCTCCCGTTTGAGCCAAAAGCTGGTGAGAGAGCAGGCAATTGCACTCGAAATCGACACAGGCTATGACAGTACAAATCGCGGGCAAACCTCCACCTTTGAAGTCGCGGCCTCACCGAGTGAAGGGGTGTCACAAGAGGCTTTGCAAAAAGCCATCTGGGCGCAAATTGATGAGATTAAAACCAATGGCGTAACCGCAGCGGAGTTACATCGTGTCAAAGCTGCGGTCATCGCTGCAGACGTTTACAAGCGTGATTCGATGTTTTATCAAGCGATGCAGATTGGCCAGCTAGAAACCTTAGGTTACCCATTGTCATTGCTACAAAACAATGCAAGCCGGGTGCAGGCGGTGACTTCGGAGCAAATCCAGCAAGTGGCCAAAAAGTATCTGATCCCAGAACAGATGACGCTGGTAAGCTTGGATCCACAACCGATGGATCCCAATTTCAAGCCCGCCGGTAAGCCGCATCAGCACTAGCCGTATCGGGTTTTAATCCGCTAATTCAACCATTAAGCGCATAAGGTATACCCCATCAAACGGGGTAACTAAGGAATAGAATGAACGTGTTTACTTTTATTAAAACAATGTTGTTGGCTTTCGTGTTACTGGGATTCGCCGGGGCAAGTCATGCCGCGTTGAATATTCAGCGTTGGACGACAGCGCAAGGCAGTGCAGTCTACTTTGTCGAAAACCACTCGTTGCCGATGATGGACGTCAGTGTCAACTTTTCGGCAGGCAGTGCCTACGACTCGCCAGAAACGTCTGGCTTAGCCGCGCTGACACACCACGTGATGGCATTAGAGGCTGGTGGGCTGAGCGAAGAGACGCTCACCAATCGATTTGCTGACATTGGTGCGGTGCTCGGGGGTAGTTTTGATGCAGATCGTGCCAGCTTTAAAGTACGCACCTTAACCACTGAGCAGGCCGCAGCATTGACGGCATTTAATCTGGTGTTACACAAACCTGATTTTACCCAGAGTGTGCTGGCTCGCGAACAAGGGCGAATCGTGTCTGCGCTGCAAGAGGCTGAAACCGAGCCAGACAGCATCGCGCAAAAGGCCTTCATGCGCAGTATTTATGGCATGCATCCTTACAGCCAAGACCAAAATGGTGAGATATCAACGGTGCAAGCTTTGCGTGCAGAGCATTTGCGTCAGTTTTATCAAAGCCATTACACGGCGCAAACTGCGGTCATTGCGATCATGGGTGACGTGACCACCGAGCAAGCCAAACAGATCGCCGAACAATTAAGTGCGGGCCTGCCGCAGGGCCCAGCCGTGGCCCCTGTGCCGCCTGTGGCAACGCTGAGTGCACCCACAGTGAAAAAATTACCTCACCCGGCGATGCAAGCACATATTTTGATTGGTCAGCCAGGCAATCTACGTGGCGATCCTGACTTTTTCCCCTTGTATGTCGGCAACTATATTTTGGGCGGCGGCGGTTTCGTCTCGCGCCTGACCGAAGAGGTTCGTGAAAAACGGGGGTTGGCTTATAGTGTTTACAGCTACTTTATGCC
This Methylophilus medardicus DNA region includes the following protein-coding sequences:
- a CDS encoding M16 family metallopeptidase codes for the protein MNVFTFIKTMLLAFVLLGFAGASHAALNIQRWTTAQGSAVYFVENHSLPMMDVSVNFSAGSAYDSPETSGLAALTHHVMALEAGGLSEETLTNRFADIGAVLGGSFDADRASFKVRTLTTEQAAALTAFNLVLHKPDFTQSVLAREQGRIVSALQEAETEPDSIAQKAFMRSIYGMHPYSQDQNGEISTVQALRAEHLRQFYQSHYTAQTAVIAIMGDVTTEQAKQIAEQLSAGLPQGPAVAPVPPVATLSAPTVKKLPHPAMQAHILIGQPGNLRGDPDFFPLYVGNYILGGGGFVSRLTEEVREKRGLAYSVYSYFMPMSQLGPFQIGLQTKKEQADEALKLVRDTVQQFVDQGVTAKELTAAKDNLIGGFPMRIDSNSKILEYLNMIGFYKLPLDYLDTFNQRVAAVTVQQVNDAFKRRIHPEHFATVIVGAE